The proteins below come from a single Xyrauchen texanus isolate HMW12.3.18 chromosome 3, RBS_HiC_50CHRs, whole genome shotgun sequence genomic window:
- the LOC127622357 gene encoding ras-related protein Rab-14-like isoform X1: protein MATAPYNYSYIFKYIIIGDMGVGKSCLLHQFTEKKFMADCPHTIGVEFGTRIIEVSGQKIKLQIWDTAGQERFRAVTRSYYRGAAGALMVYDITRCSEHVKRSTYNHLSSWLTDARNLTNPNTVIILIGNKADLEAQRDVTYEEAKQFAEENGLLFLEASAKTGENVEDAFLEAAKKIYQNIQDGSLDLNAAESGVQHKPSAPQVGRLTSEPQPQREGCSC, encoded by the exons ATGGCCACTGCACCCTACAACTACTCCTACATCTTCAAGTACATCATCATTG GTGATATGGGTGTAGGGAAGTCCTGTTTGCTTCATCAGTTCACAGAAAAGAAGT TCATGGCGGACTGCCCACACACTATCGGCGTAGAGTTTGGCACTAGAATAATTGAGGTGAGCGGACAGAAGATCAAGCTGCAGATCTGGGACACGGCGGGACAAGAGCGATTCAGAGCGGTCACACGCAGCTACTATAGAGGAGCCGCAGGAGCGCTGATGGTGTATGACATCACCAG GTGTTCTGAACATGTCAA GAGAAGCACATACAACCACCTCAGCAGCTGGCTAACCGACGCCAGGAACCTCACAAACCCCAATACA GTGATTATACTGATAGGAAACAAAGCAGATCTTGAAGCGCAGCGAGACGTGACGTATGAAGAAGcaaaacagtttgctgaagagaACG GTCTGTTGTTCCTGGAGGCCAGTGCAAAAAC GGGTGAGAACGTGGAAGACGCGTTTCTAGAAGCAGCGAAAAAGATCTACCAGAACATTCAGGATGGCAGtctggatctaaacgcagctgAATCGGGCGTGCAGCACAAACCGTCTGCCCCGCAAGTCGGGCGGCTCACCAGCGAACCACAGCCACAGAGAGAGGGGTGCAGCTGTTAA
- the LOC127622357 gene encoding ras-related protein Rab-14-like isoform X2 produces the protein MATAPYNYSYIFKYIIIGDMGVGKSCLLHQFTEKKFMADCPHTIGVEFGTRIIEVSGQKIKLQIWDTAGQERFRAVTRSYYRGAAGALMVYDITRRSTYNHLSSWLTDARNLTNPNTVIILIGNKADLEAQRDVTYEEAKQFAEENGLLFLEASAKTGENVEDAFLEAAKKIYQNIQDGSLDLNAAESGVQHKPSAPQVGRLTSEPQPQREGCSC, from the exons ATGGCCACTGCACCCTACAACTACTCCTACATCTTCAAGTACATCATCATTG GTGATATGGGTGTAGGGAAGTCCTGTTTGCTTCATCAGTTCACAGAAAAGAAGT TCATGGCGGACTGCCCACACACTATCGGCGTAGAGTTTGGCACTAGAATAATTGAGGTGAGCGGACAGAAGATCAAGCTGCAGATCTGGGACACGGCGGGACAAGAGCGATTCAGAGCGGTCACACGCAGCTACTATAGAGGAGCCGCAGGAGCGCTGATGGTGTATGACATCACCAG GAGAAGCACATACAACCACCTCAGCAGCTGGCTAACCGACGCCAGGAACCTCACAAACCCCAATACA GTGATTATACTGATAGGAAACAAAGCAGATCTTGAAGCGCAGCGAGACGTGACGTATGAAGAAGcaaaacagtttgctgaagagaACG GTCTGTTGTTCCTGGAGGCCAGTGCAAAAAC GGGTGAGAACGTGGAAGACGCGTTTCTAGAAGCAGCGAAAAAGATCTACCAGAACATTCAGGATGGCAGtctggatctaaacgcagctgAATCGGGCGTGCAGCACAAACCGTCTGCCCCGCAAGTCGGGCGGCTCACCAGCGAACCACAGCCACAGAGAGAGGGGTGCAGCTGTTAA